The following is a genomic window from Rutidosis leptorrhynchoides isolate AG116_Rl617_1_P2 chromosome 8, CSIRO_AGI_Rlap_v1, whole genome shotgun sequence.
tttatatgaatatatagatgtaattaaataaattattataataaattaataaatatcacAGGGATTATTGGtttaatttttaaaagtcgattGGTGTATGAAACCATTCGACCAGTTGCAAATCTGGTTTCATGGTTCGATGCAGTTTGATACTCAAATAGTATCCTTCGACATTCCTTTGTCCTATGACTTCTAATGAAACAGAAACTCAAAACCCAAGACAAGCTTAAGGTTTGGGAAGTTCAAAATGTGCAGGCTCTTGTTTGCCCTTTATGTTTGtgtaacaccctagattttttttttaaatcacagcggaagacttaatttacataaatacccttagttaattacttcattacaaaccaccggtgttacattaaacgactagttacatatttataaaagttaagacatcagagttcgtcttgtcaaacatatgttccacgcgactcccgtccctaccagtactaagatccaaaacctgcaagggaggaggtgagggattagcacaaggctaagtgaatggaactatcaaaaggtctagcatacagtaccaacttgcactcctatatcaacagctatatgcatccacatacaacaaacaacaactagcaactgtgctccaactagaggatcggcggcttgtacgggcacactaccactagctgatcagtctagcgtctaccgatagtctttactactgaatccccagtatagtcatccacacgcaggtgatgcgtcattcagcactatactcaacaaacagtagccaactagacccaaccacaactaggttgacctctctgagctgaacctaacaacaataggttccaataacaacaacaacaacttgtgcacatacaaccagtcaacaacaactactactactactactactactactactactactactactactacaggcaactaatactactaaaagcatggcaaccttaactgcgatcaactatacaacataactactaatcatggcaactatcgataatataaacatagtagcgcaacttgctactatatactacacccagagataatcccactcaccgattaccagcaaccagctcagataaactatcactgagcttcttccttatccttatcacctgaacataaggcaaatcaagttagtttctatccgttaacacaaaacaacacagtacagaaaatcagtcacaaaagcgccgctaaaagtccacctaacacttatgcactttcaaaattaacatcctgaacaccaaaatacaaacgggcagcataacggctagaaaaaggcactttggtaaaacattctgccctgggcacacagtcggtcgactgtctcctcaattggTCGACTGACGTAGatagtcggtcgactgttgacacaaccggtcgactgactttcccaatcggttgacttatttggtatttccacaatcggctgaaagtcaaactcagtcggtcggttcactctccAGCCGGttggttcaccctcagtcggtcgagccgactgtgttcatcttcctcagaaactgaacaaaggctacggacttcacgatgaaatcctcaaatctcgatctagagttcgttttaaacaccaaaatcgaccacaacttgttcactacttgttatagactcaaaacccacaacaatttgatcataacaacacttaaattacttgttttgacacaaattcaagctttttacaaaactcacacaaaaccatgaatttaacaacgaattgaacacaaaaacacatgttacttaccttgatagactcagtaatctgtaagaaacaagatggtatgaacaatttgagctctagaacacaatttaggaatctagggtttgagaTAGGAGATGAAGTGGGTACGGTTTGGTTTAGGAAATTTCTAGAGGGAGGAAGAAAATGAGAGGAAAGGGCAGTACAAaacacttatttggggttaaaaccccatATCCCACAACAcaagggtatttatcagttatctgatatctttcgtacctcatTAGGCggacctaacggagtccaaattaaacaaacgaacctgttatgtgacccttgtcacaaactggtctcaactaaacaaccaaataattataaacatataattattataataacatacaatCACACCCAAGGTTAAAAGGGTCATTTCAGCTAGGCCCGATAACAGGATGTTACAGTTTGAGTGCCAAGATTCACATGCTCACCTTTTCTTCGAATGTATCTACTCCTCTTCGGTTTGGAACTATGCCCTTCAATATACGTTAGTTTCTAATAGTTACGAGTGGGATGTGGTGGCAAACGACATTGTGGGCTATAGATCGAGCATGAGTGCAGCTTCTTTGGTAGCCAAGTTGCTTTTTGCCGTTGCGGTTTACTTCATATGGCAAGAAAGAAACTTGAGGTTATTCAAATCTAAGAGACGATATGCGAAGGTTTTGTTTGATCTTATCTATTCGTCAGTTAGGATAAAGCTCTTGTCTGTGCGTTTTAACGAATCACGCCAAATTGAACAGCTAAGGATCACTTGGAAGTTGTGAAGCTTCGGTTTTTCTTTGTGTTTTTTGACGTTGGCTTTTGTGTGCCTTTGTTTAGGCTTGTTGTTTGCTTGGCTTTAGTTTTCGTCTAAAGCAGCAGTGCTTCATTGGTTGTAAACTATTctgttattattttaataaaagttcACTGGAGTAACTgtttacaaaaaaataaaaataaaaaaagtcaTGATTGGTGTATTATTGTGTAAATTAAAAGTTTATATGGGCTTTTTTGAGTAGCCCAATTTTGACCCAATAAATTGTGATCAAACTACAACTATCTCGACTAGAAGCCCTATTTCATTGAGTTTATCGATCGATCCAAACGACTGAACGAAAATTTCTCATCTTCCACCGGCCACTGATTCCATTTGTGTAAAGAAAGAAAAGCTAATCAGCAATCGGTAAAGATGTCGTGTTCAATCGGtttcgcatcatcatcatcatcatcatcatcatcatcatcttcatcttcgatTATTCCACCTTCTCAATTTTTATCAAAAATTTCACCAACTACCATCAATCGTTCTGTGGTGCGCTTCCCTGGTCGTCCGTACACCTTCAAGTTCGCTATTAAAAAGATCGGAACAGCTTCAACAAGGATTGGGTGCTTTGCTGGTATGTTATTAGTTCCAGTTTACTTATTCGATTTGCAGTATTAGTTCAGCTATCCTTATGTCAACGTTGATTGAAATTTTGATTACTATTGGGGAAAATTACTTCAATAGCATGTTTTGTAACCAAATTAACATTTTAACCAAATTCTGACTTCGTGCGATATCGTTTAGATTCTGTACGATATTTTTGATTCTGTGCGGTATTTTTTGATTTTACGCGGTGTATTTTAAGAGCAGGTGCAGAGAGGTCAACAAATAGAAAAAGAACTATAGTGTGATTGTTGGTTAGTTTCAGAGAATCGTATGCAAATATAGCTGCATCTAAGCTTATATCTGCATAGAACCCTTTTAACCTGAGACCTCTTTTTGACTTTTTTATAAGAAACCATGATCTCTCTTGTATGTACATAAGTTAATGGCTTGTTACGTTACACATTCGTTCGTGTTCAAAATACGTTATGCATACATCACTTAAAAAAGAACTTGTTTTGATGTGCATACCCGTTTTGAAAAGTAGTAATCACTGCTAAGGTTGTACACTGGTCCTTCGAGGTTGCGATAACATCTAAAGCAGGATAATGCCATACACTCAATGAGGCTTATCCTTCTCAACTAATCTTTTCGTtaatacatacatttaaacctttttaATACATCGGCATATACATACACTTTCATACTTATTGACTTATTGTCATTAGTATACTTTATACAGACATCACATTTTGAGTATAGCTTTGTTTTTCTAACATTAGTATTAAAATCATGTAGAGAACTTGTTTGTAAAGTTAGTAACTTTACTCAAAATTGTTTTTTTTAAACTACTTTTTGATGAAGTTTGACTGATTGCAGCATTAAATCCCCAATTGAAGACTACTTTGGATAACGTTGTAACATCACACAAGGTGATTCTTTTCATGAAGGGAACAAAGGACTTCCCACAATGCGGCTTCTCAAACACGGTTGTTTCAATTCTGAAGGCAGTCAATGTACCTTTTGAAACAGTTAACATATTGGAAAATGAAATGTTGCGTCAAGGGTTAAAGGAGTATTCTCAATGGCCAACGTTTCCTCAACTTTATATCGATGGCGAGTTCTTTGGTGGCTGTGACATAACTGTTGGTACGTCGATTCCCTCATGGTTTTGAATATTCTCTGCGCTGTAAAATATCATAGTGTTGAAAACAAAATTTAGATGACCAGTTTTATGCATGTTATTTCTTCATGGATATATAGTACTCATATATAATCACTGTCTATTATTTCAGATGCATACAAGAGTGGAGAGTTGCAGGAAATATTGGAGAGGGCATCATTATCCTGATTGATTCAAGTTTGTATAAAGCCTCCATTATTGTAATGAAACATGTTATATATACCATATCTCCTTATGTATTTGACTCTATGCAACCTCAATGGAGGTTCTTTAAGTTGTATTTGTCAAAGAATACGTCTCTTCGCTTGTGTTTCAAATAGTGTTGTAAAACTCCCCGATTAATGCCGAGTACTCCTCAATTACCCCCTTTTAGAAACGGCCGAGCTGATTTTTCAAAATCCGAGTAAGTAATTGATCAACCTCGGTCAATGGGTCAAAATCGGATTTAGTTGGGCAAAGTTGGATTTAAtcaatgttggtcaatatttagcAAATGAAGATTATGTTTATGACATTTATGTTGACgtttatgtttaatttttatagattttcttgtatttatacatataattttaaaatttattaCTTTAATGTATAAAAAGTCCAATCCAATTACTCACCGAGTTGCTGATTACTCCCTTAAGTCCCGATCAAGTACTTTCTGAGTAGCAATTTTAGCTACCTTGGTTTCACTAAAGTACACGGAGAAAAGATTTATGTATAATTCCATAACATTCACATTCAAGTATTCAACATTTGCCAATTAACTGCCTTGTTTTGTATGGTATTTGTCATTCAATCTCAAAATCAGACAGTGATGAAGGCAAAAACAGAGGCGTGATGGGCAAACATTACAAAGTTTAGTATCACAAATTGGCTGAATGTTTAATATACTAACTTTGATATACTCTTCTTTAAAACTGACACACAACATGGTTTGCCTGTCGTGGTATGCATCCATATAGGTAAGTTACTATTTGTCGCGACTCAAATCAGCCGAGAAGCATCTTTGAAGCTCATAAACCTAGCAACTTAGGAATCGGCTAAAGCAATCAGCTGGTCAACTACATGTGGGTCCGCAAGAGTACTTGTATCCCCGAGCTCGTCTAACTGCCTAGACGCAATTTTCCTCAATATTCTTCTCATTATTTTCCCACTTCTTGTTTTTGGAAGACCAGGCGCCCAATGTATTTTGTCAGGCGCTGCAAATGCTCCAATCtaattgccaaaaaaaaaaaaaaaaaaaaaaaaaaaactta
Proteins encoded in this region:
- the LOC139862804 gene encoding uncharacterized protein produces the protein MSCSIGFASSSSSSSSSSSSSSIIPPSQFLSKISPTTINRSVVRFPGRPYTFKFAIKKIGTASTRIGCFAALNPQLKTTLDNVVTSHKVILFMKGTKDFPQCGFSNTVVSILKAVNVPFETVNILENEMLRQGLKEYSQWPTFPQLYIDGEFFGGCDITVDAYKSGELQEILERASLS